A window of the Methanoregula sp. genome harbors these coding sequences:
- a CDS encoding AAA family ATPase, with product MKTIVTMGRGGTGKSSFVALMAKYFIEKKVTPLLLVDADPDQNLAEMVGVDLEAAGKKTIAELLSDTFIARGGTTVGMAPSHRIENQIWEQGLYEGDQFDLFAVGTKWVEGCYCLPDAALKNALLSITKNYQYILIDSPGGLEHLNRKIASNVDIIFDVMGPSAKSFAHVRRAYRVIGEVGISFNRFYVIGGYAFPSDVSARVSAETSLPYPGNIAFDDDVAAHVLAGESLLDIPETSVAYRSVREIMDHVLSIS from the coding sequence ATGAAAACGATTGTCACGATGGGGCGCGGGGGGACCGGAAAAAGCAGTTTTGTTGCCCTGATGGCAAAATATTTCATAGAAAAGAAAGTAACGCCCCTGCTCTTAGTTGATGCTGACCCGGACCAGAACCTGGCCGAGATGGTGGGAGTGGATCTCGAAGCGGCCGGTAAGAAGACGATCGCAGAACTCCTCTCAGATACGTTCATTGCGCGGGGAGGCACGACGGTCGGTATGGCGCCTTCACACCGGATAGAAAACCAGATCTGGGAGCAGGGATTGTACGAAGGCGATCAGTTCGACCTGTTCGCTGTGGGTACAAAATGGGTGGAGGGCTGTTACTGCCTTCCGGATGCAGCACTCAAAAATGCACTCCTGTCCATAACAAAAAATTACCAGTATATCCTGATCGACTCCCCCGGTGGACTGGAGCACCTCAACCGGAAGATCGCCAGCAATGTCGATATCATCTTTGATGTCATGGGGCCGTCAGCGAAATCCTTTGCCCATGTAAGGCGTGCGTACCGCGTAATCGGGGAAGTCGGCATCAGTTTCAACCGATTCTACGTCATTGGTGGCTACGCGTTCCCCTCTGATGTATCCGCCCGCGTATCAGCAGAAACCAGTCTTCCCTATCCAGGCAATATTGCCTTTGATGACGATGTGGCAGCACATGTCCTTGCCGGGGAATCGCTTCTTGATATCCCTGAAACTTCTGTTGCCTACCGCTCGGTTAGAGAAATTATGGATCATGTTCTCAGTATTTCTTAA
- a CDS encoding zinc ribbon domain-containing protein — protein sequence MGIPELNNDESVILQAHNIKVKSVVFDAVLTNKRLILVDSKKGLIPPQEILIATINAVDGGENAIRDPILTFSMLSRGATARQMILTFPREASGERRRERDDWLKSLKAQIELVSNLPTIPDTTTIDQPPSQTPGIVPPSQPQNSGATFPKKKIEITRPRRNIIEPVPAMPRPIETTTLPIGSFCSRCGNRVPPESVFCNLCGTKVVTAEAQPAVFPATISTTPVAVPPVVPQVQVVTPPVFGQGGDRKERTIEEVIHSIEPLIEDSVPRRSEAAPLVPRHFPAPPPIADTPAVEAPAVVPQAEPPAQPPSAEPVPAEASPSAPPSAPPIPTPLPEPIPVQPPQPPRKKPRYIAIAIVAIVFLAIIGGIVIFLNSGEIMPGDTAITPTPTTVPATTIPTPTPVATIIPTITQEIIPTPTSEPEVAIPPNGVWVRITYSGKYVGTYGTPGSQTPVSDTGDHFYMVSTINGPVEASIQKMDGTSNALTIEVYKNGELMKSTTTVLPKGIIEFQVDLKPKPTPTPTPSPTVDVTPAPTAALNSTANATGTA from the coding sequence ATGGGTATTCCTGAACTTAACAATGATGAGTCTGTGATCCTTCAGGCTCATAATATAAAAGTAAAATCGGTTGTGTTTGACGCAGTTCTCACGAATAAACGCCTGATTCTTGTTGACAGCAAGAAAGGACTTATTCCCCCCCAGGAGATCCTGATCGCAACAATCAATGCCGTTGATGGAGGCGAAAATGCAATCCGGGATCCTATTCTCACGTTCTCCATGCTTTCCCGTGGCGCGACCGCCCGCCAGATGATTCTTACCTTCCCCCGCGAGGCCAGCGGAGAGCGGAGGCGGGAACGCGATGACTGGTTAAAATCACTCAAAGCACAGATCGAATTGGTCAGTAATCTTCCAACAATTCCTGATACAACGACAATCGATCAACCCCCTTCACAAACCCCCGGTATTGTGCCTCCGTCACAACCCCAGAATTCCGGTGCAACTTTCCCAAAGAAGAAAATCGAGATCACCCGGCCGAGAAGAAATATTATCGAACCCGTCCCTGCAATGCCCCGGCCTATTGAGACTACAACCCTGCCAATCGGATCATTTTGCTCCCGGTGTGGTAATCGTGTCCCGCCGGAATCTGTATTCTGTAACCTATGCGGGACAAAAGTAGTCACCGCCGAAGCGCAGCCGGCTGTTTTTCCGGCAACCATTTCAACGACGCCTGTTGCGGTGCCCCCTGTTGTTCCCCAGGTGCAGGTCGTAACTCCGCCGGTCTTCGGTCAGGGAGGCGACAGGAAAGAGCGGACGATAGAAGAGGTCATCCACTCAATCGAGCCATTGATAGAAGATTCAGTTCCCCGTCGCAGTGAAGCAGCACCACTTGTCCCCCGTCATTTCCCTGCCCCTCCACCGATAGCAGACACCCCGGCTGTTGAGGCTCCCGCTGTTGTCCCGCAGGCAGAACCTCCCGCACAACCCCCTTCGGCAGAACCTGTACCGGCCGAGGCATCCCCATCGGCACCACCTTCAGCACCCCCGATTCCGACACCTCTTCCAGAACCTATACCGGTCCAACCCCCCCAACCGCCCAGGAAAAAACCGAGATATATTGCTATTGCAATCGTAGCCATCGTTTTCCTGGCAATAATCGGCGGAATTGTTATCTTCCTGAATTCCGGAGAAATCATGCCGGGCGATACGGCTATAACGCCAACACCAACTACAGTACCTGCAACAACAATACCAACACCGACACCCGTCGCCACCATCATACCTACAATAACTCAGGAAATCATCCCGACCCCCACTTCAGAACCGGAAGTTGCCATCCCGCCAAATGGTGTCTGGGTACGGATTACTTACTCAGGTAAATACGTTGGTACGTATGGCACTCCGGGAAGTCAGACCCCTGTCAGCGATACGGGTGATCATTTCTATATGGTGTCAACCATTAATGGCCCGGTTGAAGCATCCATCCAGAAAATGGACGGTACATCCAATGCACTCACCATCGAAGTGTATAAAAACGGTGAGCTGATGAAGAGTACGACAACCGTGTTACCCAAAGGCATCATCGAATTCCAGGTAGATCTCAAACCAAAACCGACTCCCACACCTACACCCTCTCCAACGGTGGATGTTACCCCAGCACCAACTGCGGCACTGAATTCTACCGCAAATGCAACCGGAACTGCATAG
- a CDS encoding AAA family ATPase: MKIAISGKGGVGKTFIAGSLASYLVRHGHFVLAIDTDPSPNLAMTLGLSPDEISRIVPIAENEQLIRLKTGTEFSGVFRLTFSVDDIIEKYSVPTPAGPALMVMGTVRAMGSGCTCPANSLVKALLRHLVVNRNEVVILDMEAGVEHLGRGTAEHVDILLVISDANLKSLEIAGTICRLAKNSAIKKVSIVGNRIVDLRQETAVRAFAEKNGIEVLALIPFDMEVAEAGITGDSIVNENSAALQAIGVLAETITSMNHG; this comes from the coding sequence ATGAAGATCGCAATTTCCGGAAAAGGAGGTGTTGGCAAGACCTTTATCGCTGGAAGTCTCGCCTCATATTTAGTCCGCCACGGTCATTTTGTCCTTGCAATCGATACCGATCCCTCTCCCAACCTTGCCATGACGCTGGGACTGTCTCCTGATGAGATTTCACGCATTGTTCCCATTGCAGAAAATGAACAATTGATCAGGCTCAAGACCGGCACGGAATTTTCCGGCGTATTCCGCCTCACATTCTCGGTCGATGATATCATAGAAAAATACTCGGTCCCTACTCCTGCTGGCCCCGCACTCATGGTGATGGGGACTGTCCGGGCAATGGGGTCGGGATGTACCTGCCCTGCAAACTCACTGGTAAAAGCCCTGCTGCGTCACCTGGTCGTGAACCGTAACGAAGTAGTAATCCTTGATATGGAAGCGGGTGTTGAACATCTTGGGCGGGGGACGGCAGAGCATGTTGATATCCTGCTCGTGATCTCGGATGCGAACCTTAAATCGCTTGAAATTGCCGGCACTATCTGCAGGCTTGCCAAGAATTCAGCGATTAAAAAAGTCAGTATCGTTGGAAACCGTATTGTGGATTTACGGCAGGAGACCGCAGTGCGGGCATTTGCAGAAAAGAACGGTATTGAAGTTCTTGCCCTGATACCGTTTGACATGGAGGTTGCTGAAGCCGGAATCACCGGGGACTCCATAGTGAATGAAAATTCTGCTGCACTTCAGGCAATTGGGGTTCTTGCCGAAACCATTACGAGTATGAATCATGGATAA
- the ilvE gene encoding branched-chain-amino-acid transaminase codes for MIIYYDGKYLPDDQAKVSVFDHGFLYGDGVFEGIRAYNGKIFRLKEHLDRLFDSAKTIDIHPPISKEEMTEAICETLRKNNLKDAYIRPIITRGVGDLGLDPRKCPKPSVIIIAVTWGAMYGDLYEKGLKGVTVSVRRNPAESMPPNVKSLNYLNNILAKIEANYKGGDEAIFFDTNGYLSEGSGDNLYIVKNGEIVTPPTLNNLRGVTRMVLIEAAKSLGITVKEQNMGYFDLYTADEIICTGTAAEVAPITWVDGRTIGSGKPGPVTRQLMAAFKSITETEGHPINKK; via the coding sequence ATGATCATATATTATGATGGGAAATATCTGCCGGATGATCAGGCAAAAGTTTCAGTTTTTGATCACGGATTCCTGTACGGGGATGGTGTGTTTGAAGGCATCCGTGCTTATAACGGGAAAATATTCCGGTTAAAAGAACATCTCGACCGTCTTTTCGATTCCGCAAAGACCATTGATATCCATCCCCCGATATCAAAAGAAGAGATGACCGAAGCTATCTGTGAAACCCTGCGAAAAAATAATTTAAAAGACGCATACATTCGACCGATCATCACCCGGGGTGTTGGCGATCTCGGTCTTGACCCGCGCAAATGTCCAAAGCCTTCCGTAATTATCATCGCGGTCACCTGGGGTGCAATGTACGGCGATCTGTACGAGAAGGGATTAAAGGGGGTTACTGTTTCCGTGAGGCGCAATCCCGCAGAATCGATGCCCCCTAATGTCAAGAGCCTGAATTACCTGAACAATATCCTTGCAAAGATTGAAGCGAACTATAAAGGAGGAGATGAAGCTATCTTCTTTGATACGAACGGTTACCTGTCGGAAGGTTCCGGGGATAATCTCTATATTGTGAAAAATGGTGAGATTGTCACCCCGCCCACCCTCAACAATCTCCGGGGAGTTACCCGGATGGTCCTTATTGAGGCCGCCAAATCACTGGGTATCACGGTTAAAGAACAGAACATGGGATATTTCGATCTTTATACAGCAGACGAGATCATCTGCACAGGAACTGCTGCTGAAGTTGCACCGATAACCTGGGTGGACGGGCGCACGATCGGCAGCGGTAAACCCGGGCCGGTTACGCGGCAGCTGATGGCCGCCTTCAAGTCGATAACTGAGACTGAAGGTCATCCAATCAATAAAAAATAG
- the cfbB gene encoding Ni-sirohydrochlorin a,c-diamide synthase yields MKQILITGDRSGSGKTSITLALTALLAKKYRVQTFKVGMDYIDPSYLAAVSGRPCRNLDSFTLSTGQIHEIFSYGCRDADIALVEGVRGLYEGAEALDDTGSTAAIAKELDLPVILVVSAQSITRSAAALVKGFQAFDPKIRIVGVILNNVKGGSHKAKAVTAIEHYCGVPVIGAIPRMDEMQLTMRHLGLVPYREGAGKGDFDTRIQTITEMIGQYVDLDRLLSLMKDSTVSLQLSPSFERKMEPDVKIGVAFDEAFNFYYADLFDVLRSLGAEPVMFSPIHDRLPKADGYIIGGGYPELYARELESNQDMRDAIRAVSKNGTPIYAECGGLMYLTDRIVLHAGWQGASEEHHYSMCGVFSGETRMPARRIVSYVTGTSDANSPVGAAQFQGHEFHHSDVVLAPDTRYAYRLSRGIGIRDNLDGAVTGNTLGSYTHLHPVASKGMFKHFVRTCRKKT; encoded by the coding sequence ATGAAACAGATTCTCATAACAGGAGACCGATCCGGGAGCGGCAAGACCAGTATCACGCTTGCCCTGACCGCCCTGCTTGCAAAAAAGTACCGGGTTCAGACATTCAAGGTAGGGATGGATTATATCGACCCTTCCTATCTCGCGGCAGTATCCGGCCGGCCGTGCCGGAACCTAGACAGTTTTACCCTCTCAACCGGCCAGATTCATGAAATTTTTTCTTACGGTTGCCGTGACGCTGATATCGCACTTGTTGAGGGGGTTCGCGGACTCTACGAAGGGGCAGAAGCACTGGACGATACCGGCAGCACTGCGGCAATTGCAAAAGAACTTGATTTGCCGGTAATTCTGGTAGTATCTGCGCAGAGCATTACCCGTAGTGCGGCAGCACTTGTGAAAGGTTTTCAGGCATTTGACCCGAAGATCCGGATTGTTGGGGTTATCCTCAATAATGTGAAAGGCGGTTCCCACAAAGCAAAAGCGGTGACTGCCATTGAGCACTACTGTGGTGTACCGGTCATTGGTGCAATCCCCCGTATGGATGAGATGCAGCTGACCATGCGCCACCTGGGACTGGTGCCCTATCGTGAAGGCGCCGGGAAAGGGGATTTCGATACACGGATACAAACGATCACCGAGATGATCGGGCAGTACGTGGACCTTGACCGGTTGCTCTCTTTGATGAAGGACAGCACTGTTTCTTTACAACTTTCACCATCTTTTGAAAGAAAGATGGAACCGGATGTGAAGATTGGCGTGGCGTTTGACGAGGCATTCAACTTTTACTATGCGGATCTCTTTGATGTTCTTCGCTCGTTGGGCGCGGAGCCGGTCATGTTTAGTCCGATTCATGACCGCCTTCCGAAAGCCGATGGTTACATTATTGGCGGCGGGTACCCGGAACTCTATGCCCGTGAACTGGAATCCAACCAGGATATGAGGGATGCGATCCGTGCGGTATCAAAGAATGGGACGCCAATCTATGCAGAATGCGGTGGCCTCATGTACCTCACTGATCGCATTGTCCTGCATGCCGGCTGGCAGGGTGCAAGTGAAGAGCATCACTATTCGATGTGCGGAGTTTTTTCCGGAGAGACCCGGATGCCAGCCCGAAGGATTGTCAGTTATGTAACCGGAACGAGCGATGCGAACTCTCCTGTTGGGGCCGCACAATTCCAGGGACATGAGTTTCACCACTCCGATGTTGTGCTGGCACCGGATACCCGATACGCTTACCGGCTTAGCCGGGGTATCGGAATCCGTGACAATCTCGATGGTGCCGTAACGGGCAACACGCTGGGCAGTTATACCCACCTGCACCCGGTTGCAAGTAAGGGCATGTTCAAACACTTTGTCCGTACCTGCCGGAAAAAAACCTGA
- the serS gene encoding serine--tRNA ligase, whose protein sequence is MLDIRFVRANPDAIKADLKKRNDTDKLAWVDELLKKDARSRELKVETDILRQRRNTIAREINAARKAGQDATALMAEAAALPQKIKDCDAEQEENATTIHSYLMRLPNILHESVPVGKDDTENVEIKRAGTPRPFDFEIRNHGQLAADQGWADFERATKISGAGFYFLKGSLVLLDMALQRYAIDLLAKKGYTPVIPPYMINRSSYEGVTDLGDFEKVMYKIDGNDAYLIATSEHPIGAMYKDEIFEEKDLPIKLAGISPCFRREIGAHGLDTKGLFRVHQFTKVEQFVFCKPDESWKLHEELLANAEEIYQNLGLPYHVVNICTGDIGTVAAKKYDIEVWMPRENAYKEVVSCSNCTSYQAVRLNIKVRDKSEFELKQHIHTLNSTAIATSRVMRAILENFQEPDGRVLVPPVLRPYMNDQEYL, encoded by the coding sequence ATGCTTGACATCAGGTTCGTTAGGGCAAATCCGGATGCAATTAAGGCAGATCTCAAAAAACGCAATGATACGGACAAACTCGCATGGGTTGACGAACTTCTCAAAAAAGATGCCCGCTCACGTGAGCTCAAGGTCGAGACCGATATACTGCGCCAGCGGCGTAACACCATTGCCCGGGAGATTAATGCTGCACGAAAAGCCGGTCAGGATGCAACTGCCCTGATGGCAGAAGCTGCCGCTCTTCCCCAGAAAATAAAGGACTGTGATGCCGAACAGGAAGAGAACGCAACCACGATTCATTCGTACCTGATGCGCCTGCCAAATATCCTGCACGAAAGTGTACCGGTCGGGAAAGATGATACCGAGAATGTTGAGATAAAGCGGGCAGGTACCCCCCGGCCTTTTGACTTCGAGATCCGGAACCACGGACAGCTTGCTGCTGATCAGGGCTGGGCTGATTTCGAGCGGGCAACAAAAATATCCGGTGCCGGCTTCTATTTCTTAAAAGGCAGTCTGGTCCTGCTCGATATGGCACTCCAGCGCTATGCCATTGACCTGCTTGCCAAAAAAGGGTACACCCCGGTTATCCCTCCCTATATGATTAATCGCTCTTCCTATGAAGGGGTTACAGATCTCGGGGATTTTGAGAAAGTGATGTACAAAATTGACGGCAATGATGCCTACCTGATTGCCACGAGTGAGCACCCGATAGGCGCCATGTATAAGGATGAGATCTTTGAGGAAAAAGATCTCCCGATAAAGCTTGCCGGCATCTCCCCCTGCTTCCGGCGCGAGATTGGCGCGCACGGTCTTGACACCAAGGGACTGTTCCGCGTCCACCAGTTTACCAAAGTGGAACAGTTTGTATTCTGCAAACCTGACGAATCATGGAAACTTCATGAAGAGCTCCTCGCAAATGCAGAAGAGATATACCAGAATCTTGGACTGCCCTATCATGTTGTCAATATCTGCACGGGCGATATCGGCACGGTTGCTGCAAAAAAATACGACATCGAAGTGTGGATGCCCCGGGAAAATGCCTACAAAGAGGTTGTCTCCTGTTCGAATTGCACATCCTACCAGGCGGTAAGACTCAATATCAAAGTCCGGGATAAGAGCGAGTTTGAGCTTAAACAGCATATCCATACTCTCAACTCAACTGCAATAGCAACCTCGCGCGTCATGCGGGCAATCCTTGAGAACTTCCAGGAGCCCGATGGCCGTGTCCTGGTTCCCCCTGTGCTTCGTCCCTACATGAACGACCAGGAATATCTCTGA
- the cfbE gene encoding coenzyme F430 synthase has product MHILVLDTIHGGREISGMYADQGHVVEVVDVYTGTTPETAENARTRTYNLIIAPVHLDPAHPLLQNRNTPIITHHNAVCQLLGEKLPRPMIEVTGARGKTTTAHALACLLPGKGILHTSTGTYAYPTKKLLGKCSITPASVLAAVQSANQMQGWLVAEISLGVTGAGDLAIITSPEDYTFAAGRKSAVKEKIASAKHAKRILVAEGVVCDYENVIHIEDVARCEGISCTVELDGKRFTLTNPLFSLPPYRLPLMLAAAAAVILQVDPTPLNHFVALPGRMSISHEKDIIIVDNANTGTNVTTTICAARYARHCAGTSELTLVIGQVEGDGAVCEGFSPDQITGAIERVCPTKLIWVGRNPEPGSDASKLIQNRIDAHCTTLDEGRKAAIEKTGKGSIVLAVKTWR; this is encoded by the coding sequence ATGCACATCCTGGTACTGGATACTATCCATGGCGGCAGGGAAATCAGCGGCATGTATGCCGATCAGGGACATGTCGTTGAGGTTGTGGATGTCTATACCGGTACTACTCCGGAAACTGCGGAGAATGCAAGAACCCGGACGTACAATCTTATCATAGCTCCGGTACACCTTGACCCGGCACACCCGCTTCTTCAAAACCGTAATACCCCAATAATTACCCACCACAATGCAGTATGCCAGTTGCTGGGTGAAAAACTTCCCCGACCTATGATCGAGGTAACCGGGGCACGGGGAAAGACTACAACTGCCCATGCTCTTGCCTGCCTGTTACCAGGAAAGGGTATACTGCATACTTCAACAGGAACCTATGCATATCCGACAAAGAAACTTCTCGGGAAATGCAGTATCACACCTGCATCGGTTCTTGCGGCAGTACAATCCGCCAACCAGATGCAGGGCTGGCTGGTAGCGGAGATATCCCTCGGGGTTACCGGGGCCGGGGATCTCGCGATCATCACTTCACCAGAAGATTATACCTTTGCTGCCGGCAGGAAGTCTGCGGTAAAAGAAAAGATTGCTTCTGCAAAACACGCAAAACGCATCCTTGTAGCGGAAGGGGTTGTATGTGACTATGAAAATGTCATACATATTGAGGATGTTGCCCGGTGCGAAGGGATATCCTGCACTGTGGAGTTGGACGGAAAGCGTTTTACCCTGACAAATCCTTTGTTCAGCCTGCCCCCTTACCGCCTTCCCCTCATGCTCGCGGCGGCAGCAGCAGTGATACTTCAAGTAGATCCAACACCCCTCAACCATTTTGTTGCACTTCCAGGAAGGATGTCGATCAGTCATGAAAAGGATATCATCATTGTTGATAATGCAAATACCGGAACGAATGTCACAACAACGATCTGTGCCGCCCGGTATGCACGGCATTGCGCCGGAACCAGCGAGCTGACCCTCGTTATCGGGCAGGTGGAAGGAGATGGCGCAGTCTGCGAAGGCTTCTCCCCTGACCAGATCACCGGTGCAATTGAGAGGGTATGTCCTACTAAACTTATCTGGGTGGGACGGAACCCGGAACCGGGTTCTGATGCCTCAAAATTAATCCAGAATCGGATTGATGCTCACTGTACAACACTTGATGAAGGCCGGAAGGCTGCTATTGAAAAAACCGGCAAAGGATCCATTGTTCTTGCTGTTAAAACCTGGAGATAA
- the cfbD gene encoding Ni-sirohydrochlorin a,c-diamide reductive cyclase catalytic subunit encodes MKYMHPRPSSIVAALYTARDLEVDVAILHGPSGCSFKHARLLEEDGMRVLTTSLADNEFIFGGQASLENVLRYAEDHFQPKRMVVVGTCVSMIIGEDLQSAIDGAGITTPTIAVDIHAGFLENIAGVLATLEAAQLAGWISEEELTRQQFLMQKANEVERVRGAACKAYIEPSRGDLKHVAAQKLKQCAQSGVKGIAILNAKKETAYMFADELIGLHDACPHADISYIANLDQRGLPKVRADAARILDTMKKRGMNVELLGALDEYGANGDALGKRIREIAPSFALIAGVPHAIPGEYTTGIECFSITNGPRQVEPLRDLGHQHVMVEIDLHPKTLGVRDIVESEFGAVLRSLK; translated from the coding sequence ATGAAATACATGCACCCACGCCCCAGCTCGATCGTTGCCGCACTCTACACCGCCCGCGATCTTGAAGTCGATGTCGCAATCCTTCACGGCCCGTCAGGTTGTTCATTCAAGCATGCACGCCTTCTTGAAGAAGATGGTATGCGGGTGCTCACCACGTCCCTTGCGGACAACGAGTTTATTTTCGGGGGCCAGGCATCACTGGAGAATGTGCTGCGGTATGCTGAAGATCATTTCCAGCCAAAACGGATGGTTGTTGTTGGTACCTGCGTTTCCATGATCATTGGCGAAGATCTCCAGTCTGCTATTGACGGGGCGGGGATAACAACACCTACCATCGCTGTCGACATCCATGCGGGTTTTTTAGAAAATATTGCCGGGGTGCTTGCAACACTTGAAGCCGCCCAACTGGCAGGCTGGATCAGTGAAGAGGAACTGACCCGCCAGCAATTCCTGATGCAGAAAGCTAACGAGGTTGAACGGGTCCGGGGTGCTGCGTGCAAGGCATATATTGAACCTTCCCGTGGCGATCTGAAACATGTAGCTGCACAGAAACTGAAACAATGCGCACAGAGCGGGGTAAAGGGGATCGCGATCTTAAATGCAAAGAAAGAGACCGCCTACATGTTCGCCGACGAATTAATCGGTTTACATGATGCATGTCCTCATGCTGATATCTCCTATATTGCCAACCTTGATCAGCGGGGCCTTCCAAAAGTGCGGGCGGATGCTGCCAGAATACTTGATACGATGAAGAAACGGGGCATGAATGTTGAATTACTCGGCGCACTGGATGAGTACGGCGCGAATGGCGATGCTCTTGGTAAACGTATTCGCGAGATCGCCCCTTCATTTGCATTGATTGCCGGTGTACCTCATGCAATTCCCGGCGAATATACAACGGGAATTGAATGCTTCTCGATAACAAACGGCCCCCGCCAGGTAGAACCGCTCCGTGACCTCGGGCACCAGCATGTGATGGTTGAGATAGATCTCCACCCCAAGACCCTTGGCGTCCGTGATATTGTTGAGAGTGAATTCGGGGCGGTTCTCCGGAGCCTTAAATGA